Within Vicia villosa cultivar HV-30 ecotype Madison, WI linkage group LG1, Vvil1.0, whole genome shotgun sequence, the genomic segment GAAACAGAAGGTATTTAACAGTTAAGATATGCCACTTTTAAACAACAATGCTAAGCAATAATTATCCAGTTAAACATTTTAATACCTTGAAAGTCGCCAACCTTCACAGATTTGATTGCAACTACTGGAGATTTATCAGCCATGTCCAATAACTCTTGTCCTATGTTAGTTGCAAGTTCACCCCACAAAGAGACAACAACTGTCTTCTTGCTGCAGTATCAAGCAGTGTTATTTTAATACTCAGTATTGCAAGATATAAAATGCAAAGCACTGTAAATGAGATATAGAGACCACTGACCTTTCATCTGCAATTGTAATGTCACGCTTGGGAACAGTCTCATTGTTGCTCTTCCTTCTAATACTCAttgttgaagagacattcttaaCAATTCCAACAACATCTTCAATCCAGAACAAACGTTGATTAGATAAACAGCAAAGAATAATTAGACATATACAATAACAACATTACTCTTAACAATACTCACCAACAAGATCAGACTTATTGACATGAGGACCCAACTGATCAATTGGTACAAAGTTGAATTTTGTCTCCGGAACAAAACTAGCTTCACTAGCAACCTCTTCCACCTCAGAGTTTTCATTCAGtgtcatttcataatcattttgcACAGTTTTGAACTGTTTGTTAGCAACTTTCAAAGTCCCTTTTGAAACATAATAAACCTTCCCCATTACAAACTTTTCATAAAACTTCCTAGCCGCATCATTAAACATTGTTGCTTGAATCTGAGTACCCTGAAAACATTTCAAAGCATatccaaaaattaaaaacatgtcattGTCACTCCCTTAACTTCAAAGAATCACACgattaaaaaatcaaatacatCATTTACTCACATCTTCATCAGTTAATTCAACATTGAATACACATCCTTCTCCTCTAGCATTCCTATATGTACGCAAGGTTCCTTTGCTGGTAACACTGACCTTGATTGTCCAAGTACCCATATAAGGATTCAAAGAAACAAGAGGACGCACCCTACGTGTCATAGCCATTCTAGCAGCAGGAGCCGAACTGAAACCACattcaatttaataaatttatagaTAACTACTAAacaaacaaaaaccctaaataAAACACAGACCCTAAATTTTCTGAATGAAAGAAAACGCAGAGATAAACTCACTTTCCATGTTGCTCATGTACAATCTGAGCAGCAGATTTTGAGACAACACCCTGCTTCGGCTTCAAATCAATACCAGATTCTTGCTTTGGCTTCAAAGTGATACTTGGCTGTTCACTTTTTATCTCCACTTCAAGCGCAGGAGAAACAGGTTCACACTTGGTTACAAGAAGATATCTACAACAAcccaaacaaaataaattaataaaaacaaatacatACACCACAAACACCGAATTCAAAAGCAAAATCAGTGCTTACTTCTCAGATTTATTGGGAATATCATTCAGAGTGTAATCAAGAATGCGAATAAGCCCGAGATTCTGAATCTTCCCGGAGAGCACATCCGAGGACTGATTCGTCGGAAGAATTGAGTTCACTTTCTTCATTCCATCATTAGCATAGAACCTAATCCAATatcaaaaaaacaacaaatcaaTAACCGAATATCACAGATCtaaaaccaaataattaaataaaaataagaaaaaaatcataCATGTATCTGTTTCCCACGAATTTTAGATCAACAACTTGAACAACGATATCAGGAATATCTGATGAAGAATCGGGAGATGGATTTGCAAACAAGTAAGAAATGGCGTTGGGGCTGACAGTTTTCGCCATTGGAACGAGAAGAAAGAATTAGGGTTTGAGGGAGAAATGAAAATTAGGGTTAGAGAGTGGTGATTGAGAAAGAGGGAAATGAGAGTGTTTTGTAGTGTGAGTTGTGGCGGGAATTTGGCTTTGAAATGTTATGGCCCGCGATATTATTCATGAGCGCGTTTAGTTTTCAATTCACTTCTGGCGCTACTTTTTCACTCTCGATCTAAACTAATGGCGCCACCTTATTGTGATTTTTTGTCTTGGaaaatttaaagtttttaatgTAAACCTTAAAATATACTTTTTCAATTAACTCATTATATTAATCCGTATTTAAAAAATAAGGATGTTATATCTGCTTCATTATATAAATGATACGTGCAAAGAATTTAGaatacaattttaaatttaaatttttatttttatttatttattaacttgAGCGATAGAGTGTTGTTAGTTTTTTCTTCTTCGTATTTGAAGCCCAGCTCCACCGTTGTTCCTGCAACCACCGACTCTCCGACTAAATTTTGTTCTATAATGTAATTGTGGTGTCGTTTATGGGAATCGGGTTTTGATTCTTGTATTTTCTACAATCTCACATTCTTTATTTGATCCATCGGTTAGAAACCTCTTTAATTTATCATATCATagttctcaaaataaaataatggaTTCACCACGTTCGACCTAGTTAAGTAGCGGAACAACCTcaattttctgattttttttatatttctaaCTTTTAGCAATGGATTGATCTAAAGTTAGTCGTTCCTCCTTACGCGAAGCAGTTGTAATCGTCGTTGTCGTTTGAGCGCTGATAAATCAACCACCTCTATCTTCTCTTTAAGATATTGCAAATCAAGTGGTGACAGACACTTTGTTGTACCTATATCTACTCCAACCTCCTCATAATGCAGAATCTGATACCACCGTCAGCTTAAATATTATCTGGTTTTCAACTGTTGTGAGTCAATCTCATAATACAAGGTGCCAATGAATTGTCAAACATCATGTATAACATCGTGCGGCAACACAATTCACAAGCGACAAAAGAGAGGTTGCTTCACCTTGAAGAAAGCCTACATAGTGCATCTTCGAGGGGAAACATCGTGCATGAAACCCTTTTAAAGATAAGCCAAGTTGTCCTCCCTAATTCGACCGCGTCGAAAAGAGACGAAGCTCTAGAATATGTTACTCCCGAAGGAGACCGAGGCAATCGTGGTCCCCTGCAGGATCATGTAGAAAAACCACCAGCAAATAATCCGCATAAACATCCTATATACGCTCGCATTTTGGACAATAGGATATTAAAGTCATTGGGCAAGCCTCATAAGCTAGGTGAATATAACGGAAAAGGAGATCTTGGCGAGCATGTGCAATTCGTTGGTGATTTTACGTCGATCGTTTTATGCGAGTGATTTGTGGAAGTAAAAGGGACTGATGAAGGTCTCGAATGTTGGATATTAGAAAATGGCTTGTTGgttatattttcaaaacttcatttgattttattttttggatAATCAATTTGGCTACGACTtcgaatttttatttaattttgtttttaagataatcaattttctcacaattGTATAATGAACTCCCAATTGTAATGGAGAAAAAGAATATAGCCACCCTACTAGTAAGCAATCCAATGAGATGAATCAATTGGTATGCTTTTCTGATTCTGAATACCCTCAACCTATGAACACCGTGCTTGAACCACCAATAAAGGTTTCTAGTTCTAAATCTAGCTAAAGCTCGAGCTCCAGCTCAAGCTCTGAGTTTGATGTGTCTTAATTTGGACCAATGAGGTTTAAACTCTTCAAGTTATTCTCCTTAAAACTTCTACCCATGACAACCAAGACCAAGGTTCTTCCGAGCCCCTTTTCCCTCGAATCAGTCATGTCATCAGAACTTTGTTCATACAATTATCCTAGTTAAATCTATAACTGAAAAGGTAATTCTTAGTCAATCTTGTCTCGAACCTTAATCTTCCTCTATTCAGTCTCAATCTGAAGTTCAGTCTGTGTCTGAACTTCACTACAAAGTTGAGCAAGACACTCTTAACCATATAAACTTTGAACAAACTCATCAGAACCTAGCTTCACCTATAATCAATTAAACTACACTAGAAAACTCGCAGATTTCAccttctcccccactagaaaagcaGGTGATGTGTTAGTGCCTCTATCTAGCTAGCCCCTTTTCTCCTTCACCATCTCCTCAATTAAATTTACCACTTCTTATCCAACTCCGAGTGTAAGAATTTAGGCTTGTTGTCTCTAATAGGGTTCAAAACCTGTTGGCTGAAAGGCTTTGTACTTTTGATCACATAACTCGTGCAGTTAAATGGGATTCCAATAAAGTGTCTGCAGATAATATCTTGCTCAATTTCAAGGCCTTATCTTTTGAGCAGGTTGCTTATTCCAGTCGAGTACATGAGAAGTTagaaaaaaagataaattttgTGGCAGCCACTCAACAATATATAACTGCTAAGCAAGATTTCATGAGTGATCAGCTGAAAAGTGTGATTGCAAGACAAGATGAAATAGGTTATGTAACACCCTTTTAAACCCACGTGTAATTTactaataattgaattaaaaatcACCACACAAGGGTGTCATGCATCATAAAACATAGTTAAAACAATCCTGTTTCGTAACACGGGTTATAATCATAATAAGAATTATTCATAAATAAGCATATTCATGTTATTTATTCAACTTCGCAAGTTAATCAAAACATTGTAATGGAATCCTCGTCATATAATTATTATCAATTTCCACACTCATGACATAAGTCTCATTAAAGAGTTGAAACAAAACATAATGCGACATAAAATTATTCAACAAAGTGTTCCCAACCTGATATTACATATCAGAGTAAGATACCTCTATAAATAATGGAAACTACTAAAATACTCCAAGAGCTATCTTCCTTACATCCGCAAGCTACTCTAGAGTACCTGCACGTTAAGCGCGTGGAGGAAACGTTCAAATAGAAAGGGTGAGTAATCACAAACAATTATAAAAAGTATAAGAGAAAAGTAAACTTCAATGTTATAGTCTACAATTCAAGTAGCAACAACACAACATATactcacacattcatattcataatAGTTTTGAATTGCTAACTTTAATTTTTCTCTCCATTGTCTGGTTTTAGAGAAGgaataaagaaatataaataatatagttTTGAATTGAGGTTATGGTTTGATGTAAAAGACTCATTTCCCCttgtgtaaccgactcccttacctatTTATCTGGTTCACTTTGACCATGCTTATCCTTCCCCTAGATTTATTTTGTGTCACCTTTCCCTCTCTTGGGATAAATAGACACAGATGAGGACTCTATTTCTTGCGCCACTTTCGTGTTTGTATTTGGATGAAAATATCGGGAGCGACATTTGTCAAACACTGCACTGCAACAAGGGCATAATTTAGAAAGTCGGTTAAATCCTCTCCAGCTTTCAGATACACCACTTTAATCTTCTTATTATAATCATGTGCACTTACTTTTTTGACCTTCTCGTTGATATCGATGGGGTTTCGACCATCATAATTTTGACAGGCTCCGCCAAATATGCTTCTTGAACTTTGAGAGGGTCAGTTTCAGTCTGCATTTGCTACTTGGATTTGTCTCCAAACTTAAGCCTCTTGTCTTTCAAAGCATTATGTACCAGATCCATGGCTAGTTCTTTCATGTAGATATCCGACTAGCCCATGTAAAACTTATCATGGAACACCCTTTCTAATTAGTTCCAATTACACATAAAATTTTAAGGTATGGCGGTGAACCACTTGAATGCATTTGGTCAAAGACTTAGGTAAGTATTTCATCTTCAAGTTTTTATTATTGGCCAAATCGCATGCCTCTAACTGATTTAGAGCAAAATGCTCGACGGTTGATTATTAGTATCGTCTGCAAACTTAGTGACTTAGGGATTTTCCAACCCCTTGGAAGTTCAGTCTGCAACACATACTCAGACAAGGATGAAACAAAGTTGGCATATGAAGACCAACATACGACCATTTTGGGCTAAGATTTGTTCAACCATTTAACCATATTATTTTGCCCCCAATTTTTTTGTTGGACTGTACTAACAACTTGGTCCGCATCCTTGTTCCTTTTGACCAATACTACTTCCAGGCCATCCCGACCTAAACCTCCTTATACTACTCTAGGTAGGGGCTGTTTGACGGGTTGAGGAATAACTTGTTGTTGCAATTGGTTATTGGGAAAGCCTTCATTGTTTGTAACTCATATATTTTCAATTACCCTAATTGTCTGAATTTGAGGGATTGGTCGAATATGCACCTGGggagtgtcgctaccgcgaaaatcaacagagtcgccactaacatatttatcccgaaaaggaagggaatgccagcaaaccacgaaaCAAAACAATGGTCTCACGACTAGGGAAGAtggtaagggagtcggttgcacgaggggaaggtattaacacccctcgcgcccatcgtactcgatggtatccacgcttgtgtctaaaactatgggtgtgtaagtaAACTGCGCTAACATGGACTagtatgcatgcaaaatgtagggaaaagaaatagttatactcgcacgggccctaccccgctgcctacgtatcctttttgaggaatcagaggctgtcgctaccgcgaaaattaacagagtcgccactaacatatttatcctgaaaaggaagggaatgccagcaaaccacaaaacaaaacaacggtctcacgaccagagaaaagggtaagggagtcggttacgcgaggggaagttgttagcaccccacgcgcccatcgtactcgatggtatccacgcttgtgtctaaaactatgggtgtgtaacaaatctacgctaatctggactaaaatgaatgcagaatgtagggaaaagaaagtattgtgctcgcacgggccctaccccgctgcctacgtatctgttttgcagaatcagagctaccgtagctcggctaactaattttgtttgttttgtgttttttaggtgaacgagttacattcacactccgctgctcgacctttggagacttatgcttgggaatggagcggaaataacaagctcttaagaaaagaaaatcaaagagtgtggtttgtgttttaaaagatgcatgaggaaaacctaggctaagggggaaagcttgctacctaatgttatcatacaaagggtacaagtctaaactaaactaaacaacctacgggggaaaagcgaatgcaaacaatatagcacacaaacgagcatccactcgtgaagcaaacaaaaccaacggtactgaccgaatggtagaaaagcggtcccgccatagccaaggggagcagctcaacccaagtcaaccaagcattagacctcgcgaaaatgatcaggccatagacaagagggcggacccctctcagcaaccaagccgtcacggatcaaaaaggaaaacggtgcgtgcgtacaccgagcatcaacgtcgagtgacatgagctataggaaaggcgggggtccgattgcatgaaccctttacctgacatactcgataacaagatcttttgcacgtttggcagcaagcaacgcgaggcgtgcgcataccaacagactcgatgagactaggcgggggttgattacgaacccttgaccgcatgccttccatgaggacttaacggagtgccatataggacttattacaccgtgactccctgccgcaaagcacaaatgtaaacacaccaacaaaaacagagcctctttcgagggcttggccagatgcatgtctaagtcctacttctcatgttaaaggatgatgcgagaaagcgataaaatgcgggaataataaaatgaaacggaatcaataccaaacggatgatgatccgtaaaatGAGGAGAAGCGAAGCGAAGAAAACTAaagatcccgcgagcgagctagcaaagcaaaagcaaatagtcagcacaccgattcagcacaccgattagccacaaaGCACACAAATGTCGACTCGTATgtcgagcacaatcacaatacacctgcaagaggaacaagcaaaccaaacaagcagatataaagtaatacagGCGTGTCTCCAGGATGAGAGCACGACACGAGTAAATGAGATAGAATTGTattccgcaagtgaagcggaacactcagGCAATGAGTATCAATCGGAGACCGTCCAaacgccttgcacactagcacacaggttagagataacaaatatcgcaatcggaattgcgttattaccatAAAGCGAAAAGAAACGGACAAGTTATATAAATGTAAGATAAACGATCAACatgaaaaggaaaaacaaacatgGAGAACTTAACAAacaatcaatatcaatcatctcatgagatagtacgtttcacaagctttccaacgatataaagaacgcacaaatcggagttacgagtgaaAAGATACGAAAGTTTGAAGTTAGAAaatgaaatatgaaaaaaatacactcaggaaccggttcctacataggacaacccggttccccatacaaaaaacCAGAGAATGAACATTTCAGAAaactaggaaccggttcccacctagggacaacccggttcctggtacaaaaacacagagaatgAGAAAATAagcaagctgggaaccggttcccacttagggacaacccggttccccatacaaaaaacCAGAGAACACAAAAATTAgcaagccaggaaccggttcccacctagggacaacccggttcctggtactaaaaaccagagaaTCAACATTTTTGGAtagagtgggaaccggttcccgcctgggacaacccggttcctggcgtgtAAAAACAGATTTTTAAGCATTTTAAAGGCCttggagccattcgcactcaatccaaaacgtACCAATTAAGCACAAGCAAACATCAACAACACAATTTACATGCATCCACACATCAAATAATCCACGTGTTAACAATTATGCTAAGTGCGACTCGTCAAATAGAGCAAATATCAAGCAACATTGCCtcacatgcatttatacaaacacgTGGAATACATCACAAGCAACACAAACTATCAACAACAATTATGCGCACAAAGTCAACAACAAATCACGGATCCGAACACGAAcaacacaattcatcatcaacggatatcaatcatattcaatcaaCATCAAATCCAATCACAATTTACATGAACACGATCAATTCGGACAAAAAGACGCAAATTCACCAATCAATCATTATCAATCATCCATAAATCAAGAACAAGGAGTAGATTTAGATTTGAATTCGcatataatcaacaattaagcacttaattcaatggttcaaggcttaccgaatgaagatccaatccgaagcgcgaacacgaacacacgaacacgacacgaacgcgactcGATCACGAAAGCGAATCCGGAGGGAGAAGGAGAGGGGGCGCGCAAGATGTGAGGAGAGGGAGAAGAAATTCGAAACCGGAAACTTGATTCTTCAATTCAtgctcttgatcttgatgaagattgatgaatcttgatgaaagttttatgtaatttgtagttttgattcaagagaattgagagagaattgagagaatgtgTTTGTGAAGATTGGTGAGTTGAGATTATGAGAGTTCTCctctgatttgtgaagagcaaaatgtttatatattgtcaacgcgaaatgtctaaATTGCCCTCGGTTCGTCttgttttggctcgtttttaaggaaactcggttcggctctgaatctcGGAACGAAACCAACGTCCACTCGAAGGTGACTAAAATCGTAGATCATAGCCGCGAGAATCGCCTCAAACGGATAAGCGACGAAGaaaatacgcgcgtttgaatgacgagaaacgccggtCCAAACAaacgcgactgtgcagaattttgcgcgtaccgctcaaagaactcgataaaacctcatcttcggctcagaatccgacctggcatgtgtgacgaagaatcgaagctaacgaaatttccaagaaaatgccACCGGAATgggcttcatacgataaaaatcgaagaagttatgaattttcaaactcggtgCGACACACTCGAAAACATACTTTTCACCGAAACAGTGCGACGATCattaaaatgctgggagttttcagtgcataattggtcttcggtccgaacatatgaaatcttgataATGATGACACGAacctccagttaaattttcaagcgaatccgacgagcggatcgtgagatatgaattttttattgtccgaaaatcctacattcagcaccgtttttcactgcgacacctcaagtaatttgcaaattcgacgaccttcctcaaagaattagcttccgagccgaacacgaaagttgtagacatcgtcgaaacagtcaagaTAGCGCGGGAActaagctcatatcaccttccaaatatgacttgcgaatttttctcgtatttccactgtttaaaccatttttcacgcctttcttcttaaacccatgaaaactctttattatttttcttcaattttgaaatgacgaaataaacgtcattattaacttacagctcaaataaagatggcaaattttggggtgcaacagctgcccctattcaaacttcttgaacctgacgagtgagaaacgaaagtttcgaaccgttgaggtggaaggagattgaataccagaatgaactcgaaaatttgcgctcttgatcaatagaagattccaactTGCAatgaagaaggaatgtaccaccccgcaggcgaggagaaaaaacttcaattgatccggataataaatatgctccaacttgtgaaaaaggaggaacgggcacccacaggcaggggaaacacttcaaatgatctggttatcaagagaaggaacatctcgaatgATCTGAGTATCaaacgtagcagatgtctccgaacttgcatcgagatagatgtcttaagtcgatctgggaatcgaaggagatacaccGGTTGATCTGGATATCAAcaggtaataggtatctctgatctgggaatcatgatctgggaatctgggcagacatctcttctgatgcaattaaatcatcaggtagatattcctactaatctgggaattagcggctagctccttcgtaagaccacggggatccggaggcggttctttcaactgaactggtaatcaggataagaacaatatctcttccgaactgtgtacgccggggaaagaatgcctttaaactgatctaga encodes:
- the LOC131604548 gene encoding replication protein A 70 kDa DNA-binding subunit B, with amino-acid sequence MAKTVSPNAISYLFANPSPDSSSDIPDIVVQVVDLKFVGNRYMFYANDGMKKVNSILPTNQSSDVLSGKIQNLGLIRILDYTLNDIPNKSEKYLLVTKCEPVSPALEVEIKSEQPSITLKPKQESGIDLKPKQGVVSKSAAQIVHEQHGNSAPAARMAMTRRVRPLVSLNPYMGTWTIKVSVTSKGTLRTYRNARGEGCVFNVELTDEDGTQIQATMFNDAARKFYEKFVMGKVYYVSKGTLKVANKQFKTVQNDYEMTLNENSEVEEVASEASFVPETKFNFVPIDQLGPHVNKSDLVDVVGIVKNVSSTMSIRRKSNNETVPKRDITIADESKKTVVVSLWGELATNIGQELLDMADKSPVVAIKSVKVGDFQGVSLSAISKSLVLIDPEVPEAQKLRCWYDSEGKDTAMASLSSGSTNSGGGSRSVYSDRVSLSYITSNPSLGAEKPAFFSIRGYINSIKPDQAMWYRACKTCNKKVTESIDDGYWCESCQKNDQECNLRYIMIAKIIDASGEAYISAFNEEAERLIGCSADELGNLRSQEGEENPYQMKLKEATWVPHLFRVSVSQNEYNNEKRQRITARAVVPVDFAAESKILLEDISKMIASH